In a genomic window of Numenius arquata chromosome 5, bNumArq3.hap1.1, whole genome shotgun sequence:
- the LCORL gene encoding ligand-dependent nuclear receptor corepressor-like protein isoform X2: protein MEKGTDRMAAAAPAPPAAAASASQCRSPRCTAERRGVRRELDSWRHRLMHCVGFESILEGLYGPRLRRDLSLFEDCEPEELTDWSMDEKCSFCNLHKETVSDRASVIGSSQSTPTEELSSQGQSNTDKIECQAENYLNALFRKKDLPQNCDPNIPLVAQELMKKMIRQFAIEYISKSSKIQENRNGSSFEPSLICKSIQMNQTENSLQEEQDSPLDLTVNRTQEQNTQQGDGVLDLSTKKSARLDEPKYDPLCSETSVSGSSSTADANSEETANLEKGKSTLSKVLESFCSYHWQQTLAMLKFLIQDENVPLVCSCKQTHLVHSETPSSLTEEDVHISFCSCNGHVLTKRCCLQNQRPNTCLPPLSVCIKDFHSLSCQAVAIGCIKTMVNKACSSHKCCAEQSPNCNRHSAKAAVSPHSAKDCELLNSIKNSNRSRSPSPPPLSPVQSKEFESSDGSVVDFPTLDNNKLEISVNQPPSLLPAEGSQGELEYAGKTRRGRETEYSDGTLLSTDLESNSYCVNAEKAEKVEHSAIFQDLMDRINEKLKSIDTTDIATNLVKLSSSDRAPETDVKLGDFITSLLHDAKASDYSFMELLRQHDKQMENNIIQTRFRKRQETLFAMYNSPDSPFIRRQSLQIKRELASLDETLVRKKSISERNAKKATKNFDKIYPDKRHSFTVIEDEALQHLESNPCLNCQTKPMCFPGHQTESFKLPLTNFQTSSGFLVLSENSAIAANQPKLAKPHGDWATLKETEQIPLQDESNGILSRTKRNVVPPGWYSVYVTNNIVFRKSPDAKKSLESLEKMKINKDVHAERCGDINISKIVRDANLQVVVERLEDTINLARKTNNSLLDSYKISQKLKGDGYEQVMSPAARRGLPFTLSETGGTGQNFLPHSHVPSSSKTKTVCVTTNRQETVIDQEINDGLLKSLTFDSSPSASDNGDLHTTSEAGEISSPLHYSSPIKLMFVSEVSSSEGVKYTLTSAAASSKGSTDICLFQRHANALLDKQATGDLSHAICVKGCDFSDADTKEESSCVYAEAMTSCCPVGQTNLNDSKQNDEAVEKSSGSSESVLKRKPGRPKKIGPQVVKQVKRPIGRPPKPKVDVTESTEHKPGLSDDGKSTKAGAAVMEEMNSHKNITVTVVFGRSRRTKRHVSEGNLNVIGILPAQHIDSNFANDHGKARRDAGTENALTEMVKALQNSSTETEVSGYDYVRPIKSNLASPHPCSNILRPIKKPLTTIRKPGRPAKVKISGISVTVSRVSPQERKVSISNCLPPLQQQNVLDKTIPQERKNQVCNNVGQVKSMQKDSREDGTNSVVTAMSRKREIPLRHSARDRKPSLHFLHSLASSSAFTCRSALLHKSYKLHLKKAKDRKEKHRQSNQSAASKDTSELRNSGNAKKDLKDGEFGPISEVSSDPIFSSNPSLRWWATSTSSDTLLEELNNRFEQITNTWLRVGGNEVDKCVFEKRDPVEQDCNSEMSNPLDSCLVEFETSPIKMLFQKKCNMNELCTWFMQTTETQSLSLVRKANARNPLEVVSTREIKVETKQSDLSTCPFRKHFKKFALSSPSKPAGKLQILHNMVRSPVLSMKSNFSLARLKRNEFKKLQRDRWGQTKKLYNQAPGGWKSKKKNLQFFCQSQLFKSKSGETNDEIPKLQEKNTVEIQPAQTLVESQSSLLPTENEARDAFVQQMMGSSDFNPHPGLANILKSHAETNGSICCQQNVRKEQSQDKLFQNTWKAKTFKDCRIFLRKINHIEQHNSFKLNNVIYSPEAVESKTNQAYMEEKRHPLLRSHSTKQNALKKQENEMETSKGSDSSKVTERLDHSRKLSSGVNHDDNPAGSSEVLIRINKRKSPQWETTDTNIRKRLKRQSCSSGQMATYYPKYQVARYK, encoded by the exons ATCTTCCTCAGAACTGTGATCCTAACATTCCCCTAGTTGctcaggaattaatgaaaaaaatgatcCGTCAGTTTGCGATTGAGTACATTTCAAAAAGTAGCAAAATTCAAGAGAACAGAAATGGTTCATCGTTTGAACCAAGTCTGATATGTAAAAGCATCCAAATGAACCAAACGGAAAACTCCCTTCAGGAAGAACAGGATAGCCCTCTAGACCTCACTGTGAATCGAACTCAAGAACAGAATACTCAGCAAG GGGATGGAGTGCTAGATCTCTCTACAAAGAAAAGCGCAAGGTTGGATGAACCAAAATACGATCCATTGTGTTCTGAAACCTCAGTGTCTGG ttcaagCTCAACAGCTGATGCAAATTCAGAGGAAACAGCTaatttggaaaaaggaaaatcaacCTTAAGCAAAGTTTTGGAGTCTTTTTGTTCATATCACTGGCAACAGACTTTGGCtatgttaaaatttttaatacaAGATGAAAACGTTCCTCTAGTTTGCAGCTGCAAGCAGACACATTTGGTCCACTCTGAAACTCCCAGTTCCCTTACTGAAGAGGATGTTCACATTTCCTTTTGCAGTTGCAATGGACACGTGCTGACAAAAAGGTGCTGTTTACAAAATCAAAGACCAAACACTTGTTTACCACCTCTGTCTGTCTGTATTAAAGATTTCCATTCTTTGTCCTGCCAAGCTGTGGCAATTGGATGTATTAAGACAATGGTGAACAAAGCGTGTAGTTCTCATAAGTGTTGTGCTGAGCAATCGCCCAATTGTAACAGGCATTCTGCGAAAGCAGCGGTGTCTCCGCATTCGGCTAAGGATTGTGAGCTCCTGAACAGCATTAAAAACTCAAATAGATCTCGCAGCCCATCGCCGCCTCCGCTCTCGCCTGTACAGAGTAAAGAATTTGAATCGTCGGATGGATCGGTTGTAGATTTTCCGACTTTAGACAATAACAAGCTTGAAATATCCGTCAACCAGCCTCCATCCCTCTTGCCAGCTGAAGGAAGCCAAGGAGAATTGGAGTATGCGGGTAAAACACGCAGAGGAAGAGAGACCGAATATTCAGATGGAACGTTGCTATCTACAGACCTAGAAAGCAACAGTTATTGTGTAAATGCTGAGAAGGCTGAGAAAGTTGAACATTCTGCCATTTTTCAAGATTTAATGGACCGCATTAATGAAAAGTTAAAATCAATAGACACTACAGACATAGCGACAAATCTTGTAAAACTTTCTAGCAGTGACAGGGCACCAGAAACCGATGTCAAATTAGGAGACTTCATAACCTCTCTTTTGCATGATGCTAAGGCGAGCGATTACAGCTTCATGGAGTTACTTCGCCAACACgataaacaaatggaaaataacatTATCCAAACAAGATTTCGCAAGCGGCAGGAAACTTTATTTGCAATGTATAATTCTCCGGATTCACCATTCATTCGGCGACAGTCTTTGCAAATCAAGAGGGAGCTTGCAAGCCTTGATGAAACTCTCGTAAGAAAAAAGTCAATTTCTGAGAGAAACGCAAAGAAAGCTACGAaaaattttgataaaatatatCCGGACAAAAGACACAGTTTTACTGTGATCGAAGATGAGGCTTTGCAACATCTTGAAAGTAATCCATGCCTGAATTGCCAAACCAAACCCATGTGCTTTCCAGGACACCAAACGGAGTCTTTCAAACTACCTCTTACTAATTTTCAAACCAGCTCCGGCTTTCTGGTTCTTTCAGAAAACAGCGCAATTGCAGCCAACCAGCCCAAACTCGCAAAACCACACGGAGATTGGGCAACCTTAAAAGAGACCGAGCAGATTCCTCTACAGGATGAGAGTAACGGAATCTTGAGCAGAACTAAACGTAACGTTGTGCCTCCTGGGTGGTACTCTGTCTATGTAACAAACAATATTGTGTTTAGAAAGTCACCCGATGCCAAAAAGTCTTTAGAAagtttggaaaaaatgaaaataaataaagatgttCACGCCGAAAGATGCGGTGACATAAATATAAGCAAAATTGTGAGAGACGCAAACCTGCAAGTTGTTGTAGAGCGTTTAGAAGATACAATAAACTTAGCCAGAAAGACTAATAACTCATTGCTGGATAGTTACAAAATAAGCCAAAAATTAAAAGGCGATGGTTATGAGCAGGTTATGAGCCCAGCTGCTAGAAGAGGCTTACCTTTCACTCTGAGCGAAACGGGGGGCACGGGACAAAACTTCCTTCCACATTCACATGTGCCAAGCAGCAGTAAAACCAAAACTGTGTGTGTGACAACAAACCGACAAGAAACGGTTATAGATCAAGAAATTAATGACGGCCTTTTAAAATCTCTAACCTTTGATTCATCCCCTTCAGCTTCCGATAATGGGGACTTGCATACAACTTCTGAAGCCGGGGAGATCTCATCTCCCTTACACTACTCCAGTCCTATAAAGCTTATGTTTGTCTCCGAGGTCAGTAGTAGCGAAGGAGTCAAATACACTTTGACATCTGCAGCTGCATCTTCTAAAGGAAGCACGGATATCTGTTTGTTTCAGAGGCACGCAAACGCTTTGTTAGACAAGCAGGCCACGGGAGACCTTTCTCATGCAATCTGTGTCAAGGGCTGTGATTTCAGCGACGCTGATACCAAGGAAGAGTCAAGTTGCGTTTATGCGGAAGCGATGACAAGCTGTTGTCCTGTTGGTCAAACCAACTTAAATGACTCGAAACAAAACGACGAAGCTGTGGAGAAATCAAGCGGTAGCAGTGAAtcggttttaaaaagaaaacctggtAGACCAAAGAAAATAGGTCCTCAAGTTGTTAAACAGGTTAAGAGACCTATTGGACGGCCTCCAAAACCAAAAGTGGACGTGACTGAAAGCACAGAACATAAACCTGGACTTAGCGATGATGGCAAGAGTACCAAAGCTGGTGCAGCAGTAATGGAAGAGATGAACAGCCACAAAAATATTACAGTGACGGTAGTTTTTGGAAGGTCAAGAAGGACTAAGAGACACGTTTCTGAAGGTAACCTAAATGTAATCGGCATTCTGCCCGCACAGCACATTGATTCTAATTTTGCCAATGACCACGGCAAAGCGAGGCGCGATGCAGGAACTGAAAATGCTTTGACTGAAATGGTAAAAGCCTTACAGAATTCTTCTACTGAAACCGAGGTCTCTGGTTATGACTATGTCAGACCTATCAAGAGTAACCTAGCGTCGCCACATCCCTGCAGCAATATTTTACGGCCAATTAAGAAACCGTTAACCACCATTCGGAAACCTGGTAGGCCAGCAAAAGTAAAAATCTCTGGCATATCGGTGACTGTTAGTAGAGTTTCGCCTCAGGAGAGAAAAGTGAGTATTAGCAACTGTTTGCCTCCTTTACAGCAGCAGAATGTGTTAGACAAAACCATaccacaggagagaaaaaatcaAGTGTGCAATAACGTGGGTCAAGTAAAGAGCATGCAGAAAGATTCTAGGGAGGATGGAACAAACAGCGTTGTTACAGCGATGTCAAGAAAACGTGAAATTCCATTGAGACATTCTGCTAGAGACAGAAAACCCTCACTGCATTTTTTACATTCGTTAGCATCTTCTAGCGCATTTACCTGTAGAAGTGCCTTACTACATAAATCTTACAAACTCCATTTGAAAAAAGCTAAAGATCGAAAGGAGAAACACAGGCAATCAAATCAGAGCGCAGCATCCAAAGATACCTCAGAACTGAGAAATTCAGGAAATGCAAAAAAGGATCTTAAGGATGGTGAATTCGGGCCCATTAGCGAAGTATCATCGGATCCCATTTTTTCATCGAATCCCTCTCTCAGGTGGTGGGCCACTTCCACGTCAAGCGACACTTTGCTGGAAGAACTAAATAATAGGTTTGAACAGATAACTAATACTTGGTTGCGAGTGGGGGGAAATGAGGTTGATAAATGTGTATTTGAAAAAAGGGATCCCGTTGAACAAGACTGTAATAGCGAAATGTCAAACCCTTTAGACTCCTGCCTTGTAGAATTTGAAACGTCAcctataaaaatgctttttcagaaaaagtgtAATATGAATGAACTCTGCACCTGGTTCATGCAAACTACAGAAACGCAGTCTCTCTCTCTAGTGAGAAAGGCAAACGCTCGCAATCCTTTAGAAGTAGTTAGTACTAGAGAGATAAAGGTGGAAACTAAACAATCTGATCTTAGTACTTGCCCTTTcagaaagcactttaaaaagttTGCACTATCCTCTCCTTCAAAACCAGCAGGGAAGTTACAAATACTGCATAACATGGTGAGGTCTCCAGTCTTAAGTATGAAAAGCAATTTCTCCTTAGccagattaaaaagaaatgagTTTAAGAAGTTGCAGCGTGATAGGTGGGGACAAACGAAAAAGCTCTATAATCAGGCTCCCGGAGGCtggaaatcaaaaaagaaaaatttacagtTCTTTTGCCAAAGCCAGTTGTTTAAAAGTAAAAGTGGGGAAACCAATGATGAAATACCCaagctccaggaaaaaaatacGGTAGAAATCCAGCCCGCTCAGACTTTGGTAGAATCTCAGAGTAGCCTCTTGCCAACTGAAAATGAAGCCAGAGATGCATTTGTTCAACAGATGATGGGATCTTCTGACTTTAACCCACATCCTGGTTTAGCAAATATACTTAAGTCACATGCAGAGACAAACGGATCAATTTGTTGCCAACAAAACGTTAGAAAAGAACAAAGCCAAGATAAACTCTTTCAAAATACTTGGAAAGCCAAAACCTTTAAAGATTGTAgaatatttctgagaaaaatcAACCATATTGAGCAGCACAATTCATTTAAGTTAAATAATGTCATTTATTCTCCTGAAGCTGTTGAAAGTAAAACCAATCAGGCctatatggaagaaaaaagacatcCTCTTTTAAGGTCCCATTCTACTAAGCAAAACGCattaaagaaacaagaaaatgaaatggaaacatcCAAAGGATCTGATTCTTCTAAAGTGACTGAAAGGCTGGATCACAGCAGAAAATTAAGTAGTGGTGTAAACCACGATGATAATCCTGCTGGTAGTTCTGAAGTTCTTATcagaataaacaaaagaaaaagtccaCAATGGGAGACCACTGatacaaatataagaaaaaggCTTAAGAGACAATCATGCAGTAGTGGACAAATGGCAACTTATTACCCAAAGTACCAAGTAG CACGCTACAAGTGA
- the LCORL gene encoding ligand-dependent nuclear receptor corepressor-like protein isoform X1, with the protein MEKGTDRMAAAAPAPPAAAASASQCRSPRCTAERRGVRRELDSWRHRLMHCVGFESILEGLYGPRLRRDLSLFEDCEPEELTDWSMDEKCSFCNLHKETVSDRASVIGSSQSTPTEELSSQGQSNTDKIECQAENYLNALFRKKDLPQNCDPNIPLVAQELMKKMIRQFAIEYISKSSKIQENRNGSSFEPSLICKSIQMNQTENSLQEEQDSPLDLTVNRTQEQNTQQGDGVLDLSTKKSARLDEPKYDPLCSETSVSGSSSTADANSEETANLEKGKSTLSKVLESFCSYHWQQTLAMLKFLIQDENVPLVCSCKQTHLVHSETPSSLTEEDVHISFCSCNGHVLTKRCCLQNQRPNTCLPPLSVCIKDFHSLSCQAVAIGCIKTMVNKACSSHKCCAEQSPNCNRHSAKAAVSPHSAKDCELLNSIKNSNRSRSPSPPPLSPVQSKEFESSDGSVVDFPTLDNNKLEISVNQPPSLLPAEGSQGELEYAGKTRRGRETEYSDGTLLSTDLESNSYCVNAEKAEKVEHSAIFQDLMDRINEKLKSIDTTDIATNLVKLSSSDRAPETDVKLGDFITSLLHDAKASDYSFMELLRQHDKQMENNIIQTRFRKRQETLFAMYNSPDSPFIRRQSLQIKRELASLDETLVRKKSISERNAKKATKNFDKIYPDKRHSFTVIEDEALQHLESNPCLNCQTKPMCFPGHQTESFKLPLTNFQTSSGFLVLSENSAIAANQPKLAKPHGDWATLKETEQIPLQDESNGILSRTKRNVVPPGWYSVYVTNNIVFRKSPDAKKSLESLEKMKINKDVHAERCGDINISKIVRDANLQVVVERLEDTINLARKTNNSLLDSYKISQKLKGDGYEQVMSPAARRGLPFTLSETGGTGQNFLPHSHVPSSSKTKTVCVTTNRQETVIDQEINDGLLKSLTFDSSPSASDNGDLHTTSEAGEISSPLHYSSPIKLMFVSEVSSSEGVKYTLTSAAASSKGSTDICLFQRHANALLDKQATGDLSHAICVKGCDFSDADTKEESSCVYAEAMTSCCPVGQTNLNDSKQNDEAVEKSSGSSESVLKRKPGRPKKIGPQVVKQVKRPIGRPPKPKVDVTESTEHKPGLSDDGKSTKAGAAVMEEMNSHKNITVTVVFGRSRRTKRHVSEGNLNVIGILPAQHIDSNFANDHGKARRDAGTENALTEMVKALQNSSTETEVSGYDYVRPIKSNLASPHPCSNILRPIKKPLTTIRKPGRPAKVKISGISVTVSRVSPQERKVSISNCLPPLQQQNVLDKTIPQERKNQVCNNVGQVKSMQKDSREDGTNSVVTAMSRKREIPLRHSARDRKPSLHFLHSLASSSAFTCRSALLHKSYKLHLKKAKDRKEKHRQSNQSAASKDTSELRNSGNAKKDLKDGEFGPISEVSSDPIFSSNPSLRWWATSTSSDTLLEELNNRFEQITNTWLRVGGNEVDKCVFEKRDPVEQDCNSEMSNPLDSCLVEFETSPIKMLFQKKCNMNELCTWFMQTTETQSLSLVRKANARNPLEVVSTREIKVETKQSDLSTCPFRKHFKKFALSSPSKPAGKLQILHNMVRSPVLSMKSNFSLARLKRNEFKKLQRDRWGQTKKLYNQAPGGWKSKKKNLQFFCQSQLFKSKSGETNDEIPKLQEKNTVEIQPAQTLVESQSSLLPTENEARDAFVQQMMGSSDFNPHPGLANILKSHAETNGSICCQQNVRKEQSQDKLFQNTWKAKTFKDCRIFLRKINHIEQHNSFKLNNVIYSPEAVESKTNQAYMEEKRHPLLRSHSTKQNALKKQENEMETSKGSDSSKVTERLDHSRKLSSGVNHDDNPAGSSEVLIRINKRKSPQWETTDTNIRKRLKRQSCSSGQMATYYPKYQVGKFLFPPSS; encoded by the exons ATCTTCCTCAGAACTGTGATCCTAACATTCCCCTAGTTGctcaggaattaatgaaaaaaatgatcCGTCAGTTTGCGATTGAGTACATTTCAAAAAGTAGCAAAATTCAAGAGAACAGAAATGGTTCATCGTTTGAACCAAGTCTGATATGTAAAAGCATCCAAATGAACCAAACGGAAAACTCCCTTCAGGAAGAACAGGATAGCCCTCTAGACCTCACTGTGAATCGAACTCAAGAACAGAATACTCAGCAAG GGGATGGAGTGCTAGATCTCTCTACAAAGAAAAGCGCAAGGTTGGATGAACCAAAATACGATCCATTGTGTTCTGAAACCTCAGTGTCTGG ttcaagCTCAACAGCTGATGCAAATTCAGAGGAAACAGCTaatttggaaaaaggaaaatcaacCTTAAGCAAAGTTTTGGAGTCTTTTTGTTCATATCACTGGCAACAGACTTTGGCtatgttaaaatttttaatacaAGATGAAAACGTTCCTCTAGTTTGCAGCTGCAAGCAGACACATTTGGTCCACTCTGAAACTCCCAGTTCCCTTACTGAAGAGGATGTTCACATTTCCTTTTGCAGTTGCAATGGACACGTGCTGACAAAAAGGTGCTGTTTACAAAATCAAAGACCAAACACTTGTTTACCACCTCTGTCTGTCTGTATTAAAGATTTCCATTCTTTGTCCTGCCAAGCTGTGGCAATTGGATGTATTAAGACAATGGTGAACAAAGCGTGTAGTTCTCATAAGTGTTGTGCTGAGCAATCGCCCAATTGTAACAGGCATTCTGCGAAAGCAGCGGTGTCTCCGCATTCGGCTAAGGATTGTGAGCTCCTGAACAGCATTAAAAACTCAAATAGATCTCGCAGCCCATCGCCGCCTCCGCTCTCGCCTGTACAGAGTAAAGAATTTGAATCGTCGGATGGATCGGTTGTAGATTTTCCGACTTTAGACAATAACAAGCTTGAAATATCCGTCAACCAGCCTCCATCCCTCTTGCCAGCTGAAGGAAGCCAAGGAGAATTGGAGTATGCGGGTAAAACACGCAGAGGAAGAGAGACCGAATATTCAGATGGAACGTTGCTATCTACAGACCTAGAAAGCAACAGTTATTGTGTAAATGCTGAGAAGGCTGAGAAAGTTGAACATTCTGCCATTTTTCAAGATTTAATGGACCGCATTAATGAAAAGTTAAAATCAATAGACACTACAGACATAGCGACAAATCTTGTAAAACTTTCTAGCAGTGACAGGGCACCAGAAACCGATGTCAAATTAGGAGACTTCATAACCTCTCTTTTGCATGATGCTAAGGCGAGCGATTACAGCTTCATGGAGTTACTTCGCCAACACgataaacaaatggaaaataacatTATCCAAACAAGATTTCGCAAGCGGCAGGAAACTTTATTTGCAATGTATAATTCTCCGGATTCACCATTCATTCGGCGACAGTCTTTGCAAATCAAGAGGGAGCTTGCAAGCCTTGATGAAACTCTCGTAAGAAAAAAGTCAATTTCTGAGAGAAACGCAAAGAAAGCTACGAaaaattttgataaaatatatCCGGACAAAAGACACAGTTTTACTGTGATCGAAGATGAGGCTTTGCAACATCTTGAAAGTAATCCATGCCTGAATTGCCAAACCAAACCCATGTGCTTTCCAGGACACCAAACGGAGTCTTTCAAACTACCTCTTACTAATTTTCAAACCAGCTCCGGCTTTCTGGTTCTTTCAGAAAACAGCGCAATTGCAGCCAACCAGCCCAAACTCGCAAAACCACACGGAGATTGGGCAACCTTAAAAGAGACCGAGCAGATTCCTCTACAGGATGAGAGTAACGGAATCTTGAGCAGAACTAAACGTAACGTTGTGCCTCCTGGGTGGTACTCTGTCTATGTAACAAACAATATTGTGTTTAGAAAGTCACCCGATGCCAAAAAGTCTTTAGAAagtttggaaaaaatgaaaataaataaagatgttCACGCCGAAAGATGCGGTGACATAAATATAAGCAAAATTGTGAGAGACGCAAACCTGCAAGTTGTTGTAGAGCGTTTAGAAGATACAATAAACTTAGCCAGAAAGACTAATAACTCATTGCTGGATAGTTACAAAATAAGCCAAAAATTAAAAGGCGATGGTTATGAGCAGGTTATGAGCCCAGCTGCTAGAAGAGGCTTACCTTTCACTCTGAGCGAAACGGGGGGCACGGGACAAAACTTCCTTCCACATTCACATGTGCCAAGCAGCAGTAAAACCAAAACTGTGTGTGTGACAACAAACCGACAAGAAACGGTTATAGATCAAGAAATTAATGACGGCCTTTTAAAATCTCTAACCTTTGATTCATCCCCTTCAGCTTCCGATAATGGGGACTTGCATACAACTTCTGAAGCCGGGGAGATCTCATCTCCCTTACACTACTCCAGTCCTATAAAGCTTATGTTTGTCTCCGAGGTCAGTAGTAGCGAAGGAGTCAAATACACTTTGACATCTGCAGCTGCATCTTCTAAAGGAAGCACGGATATCTGTTTGTTTCAGAGGCACGCAAACGCTTTGTTAGACAAGCAGGCCACGGGAGACCTTTCTCATGCAATCTGTGTCAAGGGCTGTGATTTCAGCGACGCTGATACCAAGGAAGAGTCAAGTTGCGTTTATGCGGAAGCGATGACAAGCTGTTGTCCTGTTGGTCAAACCAACTTAAATGACTCGAAACAAAACGACGAAGCTGTGGAGAAATCAAGCGGTAGCAGTGAAtcggttttaaaaagaaaacctggtAGACCAAAGAAAATAGGTCCTCAAGTTGTTAAACAGGTTAAGAGACCTATTGGACGGCCTCCAAAACCAAAAGTGGACGTGACTGAAAGCACAGAACATAAACCTGGACTTAGCGATGATGGCAAGAGTACCAAAGCTGGTGCAGCAGTAATGGAAGAGATGAACAGCCACAAAAATATTACAGTGACGGTAGTTTTTGGAAGGTCAAGAAGGACTAAGAGACACGTTTCTGAAGGTAACCTAAATGTAATCGGCATTCTGCCCGCACAGCACATTGATTCTAATTTTGCCAATGACCACGGCAAAGCGAGGCGCGATGCAGGAACTGAAAATGCTTTGACTGAAATGGTAAAAGCCTTACAGAATTCTTCTACTGAAACCGAGGTCTCTGGTTATGACTATGTCAGACCTATCAAGAGTAACCTAGCGTCGCCACATCCCTGCAGCAATATTTTACGGCCAATTAAGAAACCGTTAACCACCATTCGGAAACCTGGTAGGCCAGCAAAAGTAAAAATCTCTGGCATATCGGTGACTGTTAGTAGAGTTTCGCCTCAGGAGAGAAAAGTGAGTATTAGCAACTGTTTGCCTCCTTTACAGCAGCAGAATGTGTTAGACAAAACCATaccacaggagagaaaaaatcaAGTGTGCAATAACGTGGGTCAAGTAAAGAGCATGCAGAAAGATTCTAGGGAGGATGGAACAAACAGCGTTGTTACAGCGATGTCAAGAAAACGTGAAATTCCATTGAGACATTCTGCTAGAGACAGAAAACCCTCACTGCATTTTTTACATTCGTTAGCATCTTCTAGCGCATTTACCTGTAGAAGTGCCTTACTACATAAATCTTACAAACTCCATTTGAAAAAAGCTAAAGATCGAAAGGAGAAACACAGGCAATCAAATCAGAGCGCAGCATCCAAAGATACCTCAGAACTGAGAAATTCAGGAAATGCAAAAAAGGATCTTAAGGATGGTGAATTCGGGCCCATTAGCGAAGTATCATCGGATCCCATTTTTTCATCGAATCCCTCTCTCAGGTGGTGGGCCACTTCCACGTCAAGCGACACTTTGCTGGAAGAACTAAATAATAGGTTTGAACAGATAACTAATACTTGGTTGCGAGTGGGGGGAAATGAGGTTGATAAATGTGTATTTGAAAAAAGGGATCCCGTTGAACAAGACTGTAATAGCGAAATGTCAAACCCTTTAGACTCCTGCCTTGTAGAATTTGAAACGTCAcctataaaaatgctttttcagaaaaagtgtAATATGAATGAACTCTGCACCTGGTTCATGCAAACTACAGAAACGCAGTCTCTCTCTCTAGTGAGAAAGGCAAACGCTCGCAATCCTTTAGAAGTAGTTAGTACTAGAGAGATAAAGGTGGAAACTAAACAATCTGATCTTAGTACTTGCCCTTTcagaaagcactttaaaaagttTGCACTATCCTCTCCTTCAAAACCAGCAGGGAAGTTACAAATACTGCATAACATGGTGAGGTCTCCAGTCTTAAGTATGAAAAGCAATTTCTCCTTAGccagattaaaaagaaatgagTTTAAGAAGTTGCAGCGTGATAGGTGGGGACAAACGAAAAAGCTCTATAATCAGGCTCCCGGAGGCtggaaatcaaaaaagaaaaatttacagtTCTTTTGCCAAAGCCAGTTGTTTAAAAGTAAAAGTGGGGAAACCAATGATGAAATACCCaagctccaggaaaaaaatacGGTAGAAATCCAGCCCGCTCAGACTTTGGTAGAATCTCAGAGTAGCCTCTTGCCAACTGAAAATGAAGCCAGAGATGCATTTGTTCAACAGATGATGGGATCTTCTGACTTTAACCCACATCCTGGTTTAGCAAATATACTTAAGTCACATGCAGAGACAAACGGATCAATTTGTTGCCAACAAAACGTTAGAAAAGAACAAAGCCAAGATAAACTCTTTCAAAATACTTGGAAAGCCAAAACCTTTAAAGATTGTAgaatatttctgagaaaaatcAACCATATTGAGCAGCACAATTCATTTAAGTTAAATAATGTCATTTATTCTCCTGAAGCTGTTGAAAGTAAAACCAATCAGGCctatatggaagaaaaaagacatcCTCTTTTAAGGTCCCATTCTACTAAGCAAAACGCattaaagaaacaagaaaatgaaatggaaacatcCAAAGGATCTGATTCTTCTAAAGTGACTGAAAGGCTGGATCACAGCAGAAAATTAAGTAGTGGTGTAAACCACGATGATAATCCTGCTGGTAGTTCTGAAGTTCTTATcagaataaacaaaagaaaaagtccaCAATGGGAGACCACTGatacaaatataagaaaaaggCTTAAGAGACAATCATGCAGTAGTGGACAAATGGCAACTTATTACCCAAAGTACCAAGTAGGTAAGTTCCTGTTTCCCCCTTCATCTTAA